A single region of the Phyllostomus discolor isolate MPI-MPIP mPhyDis1 chromosome 14, mPhyDis1.pri.v3, whole genome shotgun sequence genome encodes:
- the FCRLB gene encoding Fc receptor-like B — MWALAALLLLGTYTRVLVSPGEELGDWLSVAPCGHSPGGKGQRCGPAPGSWGFPRLPGEQSTASGASRWPSSLRGPSHTLPAALEKPTLSLQPPWTTIFKGERVTLRCDGHHPLVVELRPVSTLWYLGHLLLPSHGRSLEVQTPGVYRCQTRGAPVSDPVHLSVSNDWLILQVPYAAVFEGEPLVLRCRGWYDKAVYKLHYYRDGQAVRYFHASANYTVPQARAGDSGRYQCSGTMRIPVESAPMFSSKVAVTVQELFPAPVLKVAGRAEAGGVVVRCETRLHPRKSAVPLQFAFYKYSRAVRRFDWGAEYRVPESETDELESHWCEAATASRSVRKRSAWLQLPGRGPSRDASTAAPGPQAAPLAPGNKPLSFRKPLGSTSVPSVISVPNATSAGRRDPAGRGPSAAPAGCAPPMPTEQSFGALRSDVDLLLREMRLLKGLLSRVVRDMRDPRAFPEAGAALGTPTTHWAGTQGAPETGSAGS; from the exons ATGTGGGCGCTGGCAGCCCTCCTGCTCCTGG GCACTTATACACGGGTGTTGGTGTCACCGGGGGAGGAATTGGGGGACTGGCTCTCAGTAGCTCCATGTGGTCACTCTCCTGGGGGGAAGGGCCAGCGATGTGGGCCGGCTCCTGGAAGCTGGGGTTTCCCGAGACTTCCCGGGGAACAGAGCACAGCTTCAGGGGCCTCACGGTGGCCTTCGTCCCTGCGCGGCCCCTCCCACACGCTCCCAGCTGCTCTGGAGAAGCCCACGCTGTCCCTGCAGCCGCCCTGGACCACCATCTTCAAGGGGGAGCGGGTGACGCTGCGGTGTGACGGGCACCACCCCCTGGTCGTGGAGCTCCGGCCGGTCAGCACCCTCTGGTACCTGGGCCACCTGCTGCTGCCCTCCCACGGGAGGAGCTTGGAGGTGCAGACCCCCGGGGTGTACCGGTGCCAGACCCGGGGGGCGCCGGTCAGCGACCCGGTCCACCTCTCTGTGTCCAATG ACTGGCTGATCCTGCAAGTGCCCTACGCCGCGGTGTTCGAGGGCGAGCCGCTGGTCCTGCGCTGCCGCGGCTGGTACGACAAGGCGGTGTACAAGCTGCACTATTACCGCGACGGCCAGGCCGTGCGCTACTTCCACGCCAGCGCCAACTACACAGTGCCGCAGGCGCGCGCCGGCGACAGCGGGCGCTACCAGTGCTCCGGCACCATGCGCATCCCCGTGGAGAGCGCGCCCATGTTCTCCTCCAAGGTGGCCGTGACCGTGCAAG AGCTGTTCCCGGCGCCGGTGCTGAAGGTGGCGGGCCGCGCGGAGGCCGGCGGGGTGGTGGTGCGCTGCGAGACGCGCCTGCACCCGCGGAAGAGCGCCGTGCCGCTGCAGTTCGCCTTCTACAAGTACAGCCGCGCGGTGCGCCGCTTCGACTGGGGCGCCGAGTACAGGGTCCCCGAGTCCGAGACCGACGAGCTGGAGTCTCACTGGTGCGAGGCGGCCACAGCCTCCCGCAGCGTCCGGAAACGCAGCGCGTGGCTGCAACTGCCAGGGCGCG GGCCATCTCGGGACGCGTCCACCGCCGCCCCGGGCCCGCAGGCTGCACCCTTGGCGCCTGGGAACAAGCCGCTTTCCTTCCGAAAGCCCCTGGGGTCCACGTCAGTCCCGTCGGTCATCTCCGTCCCTAACGCCACTTCAGCCGGGCGGCGGGACCCCGCGGGCAGAGGCCCCAGCGCTGCGCCAGCCGGCTGCGCGCCCCCGATGCCCACGGAGCAATCCTTTGGGGCCCTGCGATCCGACGTGGACCTGCTGCTCCGAGAAATGCGGCTGCTCAAGGGCCTTCTGAGCCGGGTGGTCCGGGACATGAGGGACCCCCGGGCCTTCCCGGAGGCGGGGGCAGCACTGGGAACGCCCACCACTCACtgggcagggacccagggagCCCCGGAGACCGGCTCGGCAGGGAGCTGA
- the FCRLA gene encoding Fc receptor-like A isoform X2, whose protein sequence is MVAMALGGILGACSPPPVLWVLLVTASLSGPAPSSAASFEPLQCEGPASTRDSGCHAGRHLTGSREVDFQAKSYVFSRPFHLVVSYDWLILQGPATPLFEGDPVALRCQAWQDWPLAQVTFYRDGSALGPPGPRREFSIAAARRADSGHYHCSAVLRSPGPGRPETASSLVVAVQELFPAPVLRAAPSAQPREGAPLTLSCRTKLAPQRSAARLLFSFYKDGRAVRGRGASPELQVPAAAAGHAGAYWCEAATEDGQVWKRSPKLEVRVQGPSSSGVPPTLSPAPPKPWAPGPPAAKPSGPLPPPPGPPPKGAGLPSPLQAPDPHLHHQMGVLLKQMQDVRALLGHLVLELRDLSSHLKPETRKGPAKRQ, encoded by the exons ATGGTGGCCATGGCGCTGGGCGGCATCCTCGGGGCCTGCTCTCCGCCTCCCGTCCTGTGGGTGCTGCTGG TCACAGCGTCACTGTCTGGGCCGGCGCCCTCCTCCGCGGCCAGCTTTGAGCCCCTGCAGTGCGAAGGGCCGGCCAGCACCCGGGACAGCGGCTGCCACGCTGGGCGGCACCTGACTGGCTCCAGGGAGGTGGACTTCCAGGCCAAGAGCTACGTGTTCAGCCGGCCCTTCCACCTGGTCGTGTCCTACG ACTGGCTGATTCTGCAAGGCCCAGCCACCCCCCTGTTTGAGGGGGACCCGGTGGCTCTGCGCTGCCAGGCCTGGCAGGACTGGCCCCTGGCCCAGGTCACCTTCTACCGCGACGGCTCGGCCCTGGGCCCGCCGGGGCCTCGCCGGGAGTTCTCCATCGCCGCGGCGCGGAGGGCGGACAGCGGGCACTACCACTGCAGCGCGGTCTTGAGGAGCCCTGGCCCCGGGCGCCCGGAGACAGCGTCCTCCTTGGTGGTCGCGGTCCAGG AACTGTTTCCAGCCCCCGTGCTCCGGGCCGCACCCTCGGCCCAGCCCCGGGAGGGAGCCCCGCTGACCCTGAGCTGCCGGACCAAGCTGGCGCCGCAGAGGTCGGCCGCCCGCCTGCTCTTCTCCTTCTACAAGGACGGCCGGGCCGTGCGCGGCCGGGGCGCCTCCCCGGAGCTTCAGGTGCCTGCGGCCGCGGCGGGCCACGCCGGGGCCTACTGGTGCGAGGCTGCCACCGAGGACGGGCAAGTGTGGAAACGCAGCCCCAAGCTGGAGGTCAGGGTGCAGG GTCCCTCGAGCTCTGGGGTGCCGCCCACCTTGAGCCCGGCTCCTCCAaaaccctgggctccagggccgcCAGCTGCCAAGCCCTCGGGGCCGCTGCCCCCACCGCCCGGCCCTCCGCCCAAGGGTGCCGGCCTGCCCTCTCCTCTGCAGGCACCTGACCCCCACCTGCACCACCAGATGGGGGTCCTCCTCAAACAAATGCAGGACGTGAGAGCGCTCCTTGGCCACCTGGTCTTGGAGCTGAGGGACTTGTCCAGCCACCTGAAGCCGGAGACCAGGAAGGGCCCTGCCAAACGCCAGTGA
- the FCRLA gene encoding Fc receptor-like A isoform X1 has protein sequence MVAMALGGILGACSPPPVLWVLLAAGGHAVTASLSGPAPSSAASFEPLQCEGPASTRDSGCHAGRHLTGSREVDFQAKSYVFSRPFHLVVSYDWLILQGPATPLFEGDPVALRCQAWQDWPLAQVTFYRDGSALGPPGPRREFSIAAARRADSGHYHCSAVLRSPGPGRPETASSLVVAVQELFPAPVLRAAPSAQPREGAPLTLSCRTKLAPQRSAARLLFSFYKDGRAVRGRGASPELQVPAAAAGHAGAYWCEAATEDGQVWKRSPKLEVRVQGPSSSGVPPTLSPAPPKPWAPGPPAAKPSGPLPPPPGPPPKGAGLPSPLQAPDPHLHHQMGVLLKQMQDVRALLGHLVLELRDLSSHLKPETRKGPAKRQ, from the exons ATGGTGGCCATGGCGCTGGGCGGCATCCTCGGGGCCTGCTCTCCGCCTCCCGTCCTGTGGGTGCTGCTGG CAGCCGGAGGTCACGCCG TCACAGCGTCACTGTCTGGGCCGGCGCCCTCCTCCGCGGCCAGCTTTGAGCCCCTGCAGTGCGAAGGGCCGGCCAGCACCCGGGACAGCGGCTGCCACGCTGGGCGGCACCTGACTGGCTCCAGGGAGGTGGACTTCCAGGCCAAGAGCTACGTGTTCAGCCGGCCCTTCCACCTGGTCGTGTCCTACG ACTGGCTGATTCTGCAAGGCCCAGCCACCCCCCTGTTTGAGGGGGACCCGGTGGCTCTGCGCTGCCAGGCCTGGCAGGACTGGCCCCTGGCCCAGGTCACCTTCTACCGCGACGGCTCGGCCCTGGGCCCGCCGGGGCCTCGCCGGGAGTTCTCCATCGCCGCGGCGCGGAGGGCGGACAGCGGGCACTACCACTGCAGCGCGGTCTTGAGGAGCCCTGGCCCCGGGCGCCCGGAGACAGCGTCCTCCTTGGTGGTCGCGGTCCAGG AACTGTTTCCAGCCCCCGTGCTCCGGGCCGCACCCTCGGCCCAGCCCCGGGAGGGAGCCCCGCTGACCCTGAGCTGCCGGACCAAGCTGGCGCCGCAGAGGTCGGCCGCCCGCCTGCTCTTCTCCTTCTACAAGGACGGCCGGGCCGTGCGCGGCCGGGGCGCCTCCCCGGAGCTTCAGGTGCCTGCGGCCGCGGCGGGCCACGCCGGGGCCTACTGGTGCGAGGCTGCCACCGAGGACGGGCAAGTGTGGAAACGCAGCCCCAAGCTGGAGGTCAGGGTGCAGG GTCCCTCGAGCTCTGGGGTGCCGCCCACCTTGAGCCCGGCTCCTCCAaaaccctgggctccagggccgcCAGCTGCCAAGCCCTCGGGGCCGCTGCCCCCACCGCCCGGCCCTCCGCCCAAGGGTGCCGGCCTGCCCTCTCCTCTGCAGGCACCTGACCCCCACCTGCACCACCAGATGGGGGTCCTCCTCAAACAAATGCAGGACGTGAGAGCGCTCCTTGGCCACCTGGTCTTGGAGCTGAGGGACTTGTCCAGCCACCTGAAGCCGGAGACCAGGAAGGGCCCTGCCAAACGCCAGTGA